In Vespa crabro chromosome 5, iyVesCrab1.2, whole genome shotgun sequence, a single window of DNA contains:
- the LOC124424313 gene encoding AT-rich interactive domain-containing protein 5B-like isoform X1 yields the protein MDKIELLGGACFSHGPYTFYKAVRIGNGRVLRLGNFFLTKLWSDADLVSIGELQLLWMDSRGPNQPLASLRLYFLPENTPDGRRDTHGEDEVLTISEKVVVRVHDLVTWLSPTLEWSWGREIFYPSSPTPTSSPESSPPRYEIPQPQVLTDPGIDFSDVDKQQKEYESNISSSKKSDCDGQTKVVVLSYPRYCRYRALLRRLEGAEPSWLCSSVAAALGGFTATPGTRVLFCRDTFDYPDLETHELLCNHLAPKLKGRPRRKRKKRSASPGESSNESEASVASSSKCASSNSSQQLIPAPVGRPPSAGVRRSERKTSAEEKKFMVDVQNFMNSRGTPVGKMPLLGYRQIDLFLFYTKVQTLGGYDSVSAGRLWKTIYDDIGGNTGSTSAATITRRHYERLLLPYERYQRGEEPKVRLTHGRRTKTSSISESPVDGDQETSDSRSSETPPLVETPPVNTTPPLQPVLSSSSFPSNEKPKSEVGKTSSLRSVRVKPERLKSLNTIIANNTPPTSQQTNQLPSPPPSSNTPISTPSSTPSTTPTIVTGNQSVLERQLNSPLVSQQVPPSCSSPGLPVSTVAMNASTVVTLTPPPEKDMKEIKLDPKQTTLLAQGKENIPLFGEKPIFTEKAIVAPRSPEVIDLENESDTSRDKIIIPSFKKRKLEILREGGLEVTAVDLDARPSVIQSSVTPTPPTVKSEDKLSSPYPLSVTPNSVPKLISVTVTPDIGHMLPSPQENQTSHHQQPRFQSQGKQHPVHYNNNNSTTNNNNTTNSKVINLGSSNNAGLLQLYANANMVPASATQMVNSNNRFVPPNVPNGRIILPPKVTQSRSIFAHNEKTVYGNPKDILISPKYRPITHQRIQPQPIGNSDFSGNVGVLDLTQKPIEKATFSRPSLEIVRVPVVPRPNPLNLEMRKSPTIKDKSTDCTTKRASFPGYQTVLDSRTMASNNLEITLVNPKQKINNHSSVPSSHVQIPSPPNRTSNHPSVAQRRQINGKYAGRNEPVSPYTPRKPTHPVIPNVPNLNHLNSVNSSYPRMTNNVQPQIGIDRRKTSEAGKDQQRRISDGDKPVVLQSQQQDIRQTTEIGRRHSVPSIPSGFIPTVPPSNPAFLSQLPNTPGKFLPMLDPMYYSAIYNGLFPPPIPPAAATSFLPPEFNAYYKELLASSQPRLGMAGQHQPAVPTSK from the exons gACGAGGTGTTGACGATATCTGAAAAAGTTGTCGTTCGTGTTCACGACTTGGTTACCTGGTTATCACCTACGTTGGAATGGTCGTGGGGTCGTGAAATTTTTTACCCGAGTTCACCAACACCAACATCCTCTCCTGAGAGTAGTCCACCGAGATACGAAATTCCTCAACCCCAGGTTTTGACCGATCCTGGAATCGATTTTTCTGACGTTGACAAACAACAAAAGGAATACGAAAGCAATATAAGTTCTTCGAAAAAATCTGATTGCGACGGTCAAACCAAAGTGGTTGTACTTTCGTATCCGAGGTATTGTAGATATCGAGCACTTTTACGAAGATTGGAAGGTGCGGAACCTTCCTGGCTTTGTTCTTCGGTAGCTGCTGCACTCGGCGGATTCACTGCTACACCTGGAACGCGCGTACTCTTCTGCAGAGATACCTTCGATTATCCTGATTTGGAGACCCATGAACTACTTTGCAATCATTTAG CGCCTAAATTAAAAGGACGGCCACGGAGGAAACGTAAAAAGCGAAGTGCTTCACCTGGCGAATCCAGCAACGAAAGTGAAGCTTCGGTTGCTTCTTCGTCAAAATGTGCGTCGAGCAATTCGAGTCAACAATTGATACCAGCTCCCGTTGGAAGGCCACCATCGGCGGGTGTACGTCGAAGCGAACGCAAAACAAGtgccgaagaaaaaaaattcatggtCGATGTACAGAATTTCATGAATTCACGGGGCACTCCAGTCGGAAAGATGCCATTGTTGGGATACAGGCAAA TCGATCTGTTCCTGTTTTACACGAAGGTACAGACACTCGGTGGATACGATTCCGTTAGCGCTGGACGTCTCTGGAAAACCATTTATGATGATATCGGTGGTAATACAGGATCCACCAGTGCTGCTACTATAACTCGTAGACATTACGAAAG GTTACTTTTACCTTATGAAAGGTATCAAAGAGGTGAGGAACCCAAAGTGAGATTAACACACGGTAGACGTACGAAAACTAGTAGTATATCTGAAAGTCCGGTGGATGGGGATCAAGAGACCAGCGACTCACGTTCATCGGAGACACCACCGTTGGTTGAAACACCACCTGTAAACACTACCCCACCTTTACAACCAGTTTTATCGAGCTCG TCTTTTCCATCAAACGAGAAACCGAAATCAGAAGTCGGAAAAACATCCTCTTTGCGTAGCGTGAGAGTTAAACCGGAACGTTTGAAATCATTGAATACGATAATCGCCAACAACACACCACCAACGAGCCAGCAAACCAATCAACTGCCAAGTCCTCCTCCATCATCGAACACACCAATTTCGACTCCAAGTAGTACACCTTCCACAACGCCTACGATCGTAACCGGGAATCAAAGTGTTCTCGAACGGCAATTAAACAGTCCTCTTGTGTCCCAACAAGTACCACCGTCCTGTTCGTCTCCAGGATTACCAGTGAGCACAGTAGCAATGAATGCATCGACGGTAGTAACGTTGACGCCGCCACCTGAAAAAGACATGAAAGAGATTAAATTAGATCCTAAGCAAACGACTCTGCTGGCACAGGGTAAGGAGAACATACCGTTGTTCGGTGAGAAGCCAATCTTCACAGAGAAGGCGATAGTAGCGCCAAGATCACCCGAGGTGATCGATCTCGAAAATGAAAGTGATACGAGTAgagataagataataataccaagctttaaaaaacgaaaattagaaatattgcGGGAGGGCGGTCTTGAAGTTACAGCCGTTGATCTTGATGCAAGACCGAGCGTGATTCAGAGCAGCGTAACGCCTACCCCGCCTACGGTAAAATCCGAGGATAAGTTATCGTCGCCTTATCCACTTTCCGTTACCCCGAATTCGGTGCCGAAACTTATATCCGTTACCGTAACACCGGACATAGGACATATGTTGCCATCACCTCAGGAGAATCAGACCAGTCATCACCAGCAGCCTCGGTTTCAATCCCAAGGAAAACAACATCCCGTccattacaataacaataatagtacgacgaacaacaataatacgacAAATAGTAAAGTTATTAATCTTGGTAGTTCGAACAATGCTGGATTATTGCAGTTATACGCGAATGCGAACATGGTACCAGCGTCGGCAACTCAGATGGTTAATTCTAATAATCGTTTTGTACCACCAAACGTTCCTAACGGGAGAATAATATTACCACCGAAGGTTACGCAGTCGAGGTCAATTTTCGCGCACAACGAAAAAACTGTATACGGAAATCCAAAAGACATTCTAATTTCTCCGAAGTATCGTCCTATTACGCATCAGCGGATACAGCCACAGCCGATCGGTAACAGTGACTTCAGTGGAAACGTTGGAGTTCTCGATCTTACACAAAAGCCAATCGAAAAGGCAACTTTCTCAAGACCAAGTCTTGAGATAGTTAGGGTACCTGTAGTGCCGAGGCCTAATCCGCTAAATTTAGAAATGAGGAAATCGCCGACGATTAAAGATAAGTCAACCGATTGTACGACGAAACGAGCCTCCTTTCCCGGTTATCAAACTGTTCTCGATAGTCGGACTATGGCATCGAATAATTTAGAAATCACATTAGTCAATcctaaacaaaaaattaataatcatagcAGTGTACCGTCATCTCACGTGCAAATACCGAGCCCACCTAACAGAACTAGTAATCATCCTTCGGTAGCACAAAGAAGACAAATTAACGGGAAATATGCGGGAAGGAACGAACCAGTGTCGCCGTATACACCAAGGAAACCCACGCATCCTGTAATACCCAATGTACCTAATCTAAATCATTTGAATAGTGTGAATTCTTCTTATCCTAGAATGACTAACAACGTTCAACCACAAATAGGTATAGATAGAAGGAAAACAAGCGAGGCTGGCAAGGATCAGCAACGTAGAATTAGCGATGGTGATAAACCTGTAGTGTTGCAATCACAACAGCAGGACATAAGACAGACCACAGAGATTGGACGGCGTCACAGTGTACCAAGTATACCCTCCGGTTTTATACCCACTGTGCCACCAAGCAATCCAGCTTTTCTTTCGCAACTGCCAAACACTCCAGGCAAGTTCCTACCAATGTTGGACCCCATGTACTACTCTGCCATTTACAATGGCTTGTTTCCACCTCCGATACCGCCTGCAGCTGCAACGTCCTTTCTACCACCGGAGTTCAACGCTTACTACAAGGAACTATTAGCTTCCTCGCAACCAAGACTGGGGATGGCAGGTCAGCATCAACCTGCTGTACCGACATCCAAATAG
- the LOC124424313 gene encoding AT-rich interactive domain-containing protein 5B-like isoform X2, translating to MDSRGPNQPLASLRLYFLPENTPDGRRDTHGEDEVLTISEKVVVRVHDLVTWLSPTLEWSWGREIFYPSSPTPTSSPESSPPRYEIPQPQVLTDPGIDFSDVDKQQKEYESNISSSKKSDCDGQTKVVVLSYPRYCRYRALLRRLEGAEPSWLCSSVAAALGGFTATPGTRVLFCRDTFDYPDLETHELLCNHLAPKLKGRPRRKRKKRSASPGESSNESEASVASSSKCASSNSSQQLIPAPVGRPPSAGVRRSERKTSAEEKKFMVDVQNFMNSRGTPVGKMPLLGYRQIDLFLFYTKVQTLGGYDSVSAGRLWKTIYDDIGGNTGSTSAATITRRHYERLLLPYERYQRGEEPKVRLTHGRRTKTSSISESPVDGDQETSDSRSSETPPLVETPPVNTTPPLQPVLSSSSFPSNEKPKSEVGKTSSLRSVRVKPERLKSLNTIIANNTPPTSQQTNQLPSPPPSSNTPISTPSSTPSTTPTIVTGNQSVLERQLNSPLVSQQVPPSCSSPGLPVSTVAMNASTVVTLTPPPEKDMKEIKLDPKQTTLLAQGKENIPLFGEKPIFTEKAIVAPRSPEVIDLENESDTSRDKIIIPSFKKRKLEILREGGLEVTAVDLDARPSVIQSSVTPTPPTVKSEDKLSSPYPLSVTPNSVPKLISVTVTPDIGHMLPSPQENQTSHHQQPRFQSQGKQHPVHYNNNNSTTNNNNTTNSKVINLGSSNNAGLLQLYANANMVPASATQMVNSNNRFVPPNVPNGRIILPPKVTQSRSIFAHNEKTVYGNPKDILISPKYRPITHQRIQPQPIGNSDFSGNVGVLDLTQKPIEKATFSRPSLEIVRVPVVPRPNPLNLEMRKSPTIKDKSTDCTTKRASFPGYQTVLDSRTMASNNLEITLVNPKQKINNHSSVPSSHVQIPSPPNRTSNHPSVAQRRQINGKYAGRNEPVSPYTPRKPTHPVIPNVPNLNHLNSVNSSYPRMTNNVQPQIGIDRRKTSEAGKDQQRRISDGDKPVVLQSQQQDIRQTTEIGRRHSVPSIPSGFIPTVPPSNPAFLSQLPNTPGKFLPMLDPMYYSAIYNGLFPPPIPPAAATSFLPPEFNAYYKELLASSQPRLGMAGQHQPAVPTSK from the exons gACGAGGTGTTGACGATATCTGAAAAAGTTGTCGTTCGTGTTCACGACTTGGTTACCTGGTTATCACCTACGTTGGAATGGTCGTGGGGTCGTGAAATTTTTTACCCGAGTTCACCAACACCAACATCCTCTCCTGAGAGTAGTCCACCGAGATACGAAATTCCTCAACCCCAGGTTTTGACCGATCCTGGAATCGATTTTTCTGACGTTGACAAACAACAAAAGGAATACGAAAGCAATATAAGTTCTTCGAAAAAATCTGATTGCGACGGTCAAACCAAAGTGGTTGTACTTTCGTATCCGAGGTATTGTAGATATCGAGCACTTTTACGAAGATTGGAAGGTGCGGAACCTTCCTGGCTTTGTTCTTCGGTAGCTGCTGCACTCGGCGGATTCACTGCTACACCTGGAACGCGCGTACTCTTCTGCAGAGATACCTTCGATTATCCTGATTTGGAGACCCATGAACTACTTTGCAATCATTTAG CGCCTAAATTAAAAGGACGGCCACGGAGGAAACGTAAAAAGCGAAGTGCTTCACCTGGCGAATCCAGCAACGAAAGTGAAGCTTCGGTTGCTTCTTCGTCAAAATGTGCGTCGAGCAATTCGAGTCAACAATTGATACCAGCTCCCGTTGGAAGGCCACCATCGGCGGGTGTACGTCGAAGCGAACGCAAAACAAGtgccgaagaaaaaaaattcatggtCGATGTACAGAATTTCATGAATTCACGGGGCACTCCAGTCGGAAAGATGCCATTGTTGGGATACAGGCAAA TCGATCTGTTCCTGTTTTACACGAAGGTACAGACACTCGGTGGATACGATTCCGTTAGCGCTGGACGTCTCTGGAAAACCATTTATGATGATATCGGTGGTAATACAGGATCCACCAGTGCTGCTACTATAACTCGTAGACATTACGAAAG GTTACTTTTACCTTATGAAAGGTATCAAAGAGGTGAGGAACCCAAAGTGAGATTAACACACGGTAGACGTACGAAAACTAGTAGTATATCTGAAAGTCCGGTGGATGGGGATCAAGAGACCAGCGACTCACGTTCATCGGAGACACCACCGTTGGTTGAAACACCACCTGTAAACACTACCCCACCTTTACAACCAGTTTTATCGAGCTCG TCTTTTCCATCAAACGAGAAACCGAAATCAGAAGTCGGAAAAACATCCTCTTTGCGTAGCGTGAGAGTTAAACCGGAACGTTTGAAATCATTGAATACGATAATCGCCAACAACACACCACCAACGAGCCAGCAAACCAATCAACTGCCAAGTCCTCCTCCATCATCGAACACACCAATTTCGACTCCAAGTAGTACACCTTCCACAACGCCTACGATCGTAACCGGGAATCAAAGTGTTCTCGAACGGCAATTAAACAGTCCTCTTGTGTCCCAACAAGTACCACCGTCCTGTTCGTCTCCAGGATTACCAGTGAGCACAGTAGCAATGAATGCATCGACGGTAGTAACGTTGACGCCGCCACCTGAAAAAGACATGAAAGAGATTAAATTAGATCCTAAGCAAACGACTCTGCTGGCACAGGGTAAGGAGAACATACCGTTGTTCGGTGAGAAGCCAATCTTCACAGAGAAGGCGATAGTAGCGCCAAGATCACCCGAGGTGATCGATCTCGAAAATGAAAGTGATACGAGTAgagataagataataataccaagctttaaaaaacgaaaattagaaatattgcGGGAGGGCGGTCTTGAAGTTACAGCCGTTGATCTTGATGCAAGACCGAGCGTGATTCAGAGCAGCGTAACGCCTACCCCGCCTACGGTAAAATCCGAGGATAAGTTATCGTCGCCTTATCCACTTTCCGTTACCCCGAATTCGGTGCCGAAACTTATATCCGTTACCGTAACACCGGACATAGGACATATGTTGCCATCACCTCAGGAGAATCAGACCAGTCATCACCAGCAGCCTCGGTTTCAATCCCAAGGAAAACAACATCCCGTccattacaataacaataatagtacgacgaacaacaataatacgacAAATAGTAAAGTTATTAATCTTGGTAGTTCGAACAATGCTGGATTATTGCAGTTATACGCGAATGCGAACATGGTACCAGCGTCGGCAACTCAGATGGTTAATTCTAATAATCGTTTTGTACCACCAAACGTTCCTAACGGGAGAATAATATTACCACCGAAGGTTACGCAGTCGAGGTCAATTTTCGCGCACAACGAAAAAACTGTATACGGAAATCCAAAAGACATTCTAATTTCTCCGAAGTATCGTCCTATTACGCATCAGCGGATACAGCCACAGCCGATCGGTAACAGTGACTTCAGTGGAAACGTTGGAGTTCTCGATCTTACACAAAAGCCAATCGAAAAGGCAACTTTCTCAAGACCAAGTCTTGAGATAGTTAGGGTACCTGTAGTGCCGAGGCCTAATCCGCTAAATTTAGAAATGAGGAAATCGCCGACGATTAAAGATAAGTCAACCGATTGTACGACGAAACGAGCCTCCTTTCCCGGTTATCAAACTGTTCTCGATAGTCGGACTATGGCATCGAATAATTTAGAAATCACATTAGTCAATcctaaacaaaaaattaataatcatagcAGTGTACCGTCATCTCACGTGCAAATACCGAGCCCACCTAACAGAACTAGTAATCATCCTTCGGTAGCACAAAGAAGACAAATTAACGGGAAATATGCGGGAAGGAACGAACCAGTGTCGCCGTATACACCAAGGAAACCCACGCATCCTGTAATACCCAATGTACCTAATCTAAATCATTTGAATAGTGTGAATTCTTCTTATCCTAGAATGACTAACAACGTTCAACCACAAATAGGTATAGATAGAAGGAAAACAAGCGAGGCTGGCAAGGATCAGCAACGTAGAATTAGCGATGGTGATAAACCTGTAGTGTTGCAATCACAACAGCAGGACATAAGACAGACCACAGAGATTGGACGGCGTCACAGTGTACCAAGTATACCCTCCGGTTTTATACCCACTGTGCCACCAAGCAATCCAGCTTTTCTTTCGCAACTGCCAAACACTCCAGGCAAGTTCCTACCAATGTTGGACCCCATGTACTACTCTGCCATTTACAATGGCTTGTTTCCACCTCCGATACCGCCTGCAGCTGCAACGTCCTTTCTACCACCGGAGTTCAACGCTTACTACAAGGAACTATTAGCTTCCTCGCAACCAAGACTGGGGATGGCAGGTCAGCATCAACCTGCTGTACCGACATCCAAATAG
- the LOC124424313 gene encoding AT-rich interactive domain-containing protein 5B-like isoform X3 codes for MDKIELLGGACFSHGPYTFYKAVRIGNGRVLRLGNFFLTKLWSDADLVSIGELQLLWMDSRGPNQPLASLRLYFLPENTPDGRRDTHGEDEVLTISEKVVVRVHDLVTWLSPTLEWSWGREIFYPSSPTPTSSPESSPPRYEIPQPQVLTDPGIDFSDVDKQQKEYESNISSSKKSDCDGQTKVVVLSYPRYCRYRALLRRLEGAEPSWLCSSVAAALGGFTATPGTRVLFCRDTFDYPDLETHELLCNHLAPKLKGRPRRKRKKRSASPGESSNESEASVASSSKCASSNSSQQLIPAPVGRPPSAGVRRSERKTSAEEKKFMVDVQNFMNSRGTPVGKMPLLGYRQIDLFLFYTKVQTLGGYDSVSAGRLWKTIYDDIGGNTGSTSAATITRRHYERLLLPYERYQRGEEPKVRLTHGRRTKTSSISESPVDGDQETSDSRSSETPPLVETPPVNTTPPLQPVLSSSSFPSNEKPKSEVGKTSSLRSVRVKPERLKSLNTIIANNTPPTSQQTNQLPSPPPSSNTPISTPSSTPSTTPTIVTGNQSVLERQLNSPLVSQQVPPSCSSPGLPVSTVAMNASTVVTLTPPPEKDMKEIKLDPKQTTLLAQGKENIPLFGEKPIFTEKAIVAPRSPEVIDLENESDTSRDKIIIPSFKKRKLEILREGGLEVTAVDLDARPSVIQSSVTPTPPTVKSEDKLSSPYPLSVTPNSVPKLISVTVTPDIGHMLPSPQENQTSHHQQPRFQSQGKQHPVHYNNNNSTTNNNNTTNSKVINLGSSNNAGLLQLYANANMVPASATQMVNSNNRFVPPNVPNGRIILPPKVTQSRSIFAHNEKTVYGNPKDILISPKYRPITHQRIQPQPIGNSDFSGNVGVLDLTQKPIEKATFSRPSLEIVRVPVVPRPNPLNLEMRKSPTIKDKSTDCTTKRASFPGYQTVLDSRTMASNNLEITLVNPKQKINNHSSVPSSHVQIPSPPNRTSNHPSVAQRRQINGKYAGRNEPVSPYTPRKPTHPVIPNV; via the exons gACGAGGTGTTGACGATATCTGAAAAAGTTGTCGTTCGTGTTCACGACTTGGTTACCTGGTTATCACCTACGTTGGAATGGTCGTGGGGTCGTGAAATTTTTTACCCGAGTTCACCAACACCAACATCCTCTCCTGAGAGTAGTCCACCGAGATACGAAATTCCTCAACCCCAGGTTTTGACCGATCCTGGAATCGATTTTTCTGACGTTGACAAACAACAAAAGGAATACGAAAGCAATATAAGTTCTTCGAAAAAATCTGATTGCGACGGTCAAACCAAAGTGGTTGTACTTTCGTATCCGAGGTATTGTAGATATCGAGCACTTTTACGAAGATTGGAAGGTGCGGAACCTTCCTGGCTTTGTTCTTCGGTAGCTGCTGCACTCGGCGGATTCACTGCTACACCTGGAACGCGCGTACTCTTCTGCAGAGATACCTTCGATTATCCTGATTTGGAGACCCATGAACTACTTTGCAATCATTTAG CGCCTAAATTAAAAGGACGGCCACGGAGGAAACGTAAAAAGCGAAGTGCTTCACCTGGCGAATCCAGCAACGAAAGTGAAGCTTCGGTTGCTTCTTCGTCAAAATGTGCGTCGAGCAATTCGAGTCAACAATTGATACCAGCTCCCGTTGGAAGGCCACCATCGGCGGGTGTACGTCGAAGCGAACGCAAAACAAGtgccgaagaaaaaaaattcatggtCGATGTACAGAATTTCATGAATTCACGGGGCACTCCAGTCGGAAAGATGCCATTGTTGGGATACAGGCAAA TCGATCTGTTCCTGTTTTACACGAAGGTACAGACACTCGGTGGATACGATTCCGTTAGCGCTGGACGTCTCTGGAAAACCATTTATGATGATATCGGTGGTAATACAGGATCCACCAGTGCTGCTACTATAACTCGTAGACATTACGAAAG GTTACTTTTACCTTATGAAAGGTATCAAAGAGGTGAGGAACCCAAAGTGAGATTAACACACGGTAGACGTACGAAAACTAGTAGTATATCTGAAAGTCCGGTGGATGGGGATCAAGAGACCAGCGACTCACGTTCATCGGAGACACCACCGTTGGTTGAAACACCACCTGTAAACACTACCCCACCTTTACAACCAGTTTTATCGAGCTCG TCTTTTCCATCAAACGAGAAACCGAAATCAGAAGTCGGAAAAACATCCTCTTTGCGTAGCGTGAGAGTTAAACCGGAACGTTTGAAATCATTGAATACGATAATCGCCAACAACACACCACCAACGAGCCAGCAAACCAATCAACTGCCAAGTCCTCCTCCATCATCGAACACACCAATTTCGACTCCAAGTAGTACACCTTCCACAACGCCTACGATCGTAACCGGGAATCAAAGTGTTCTCGAACGGCAATTAAACAGTCCTCTTGTGTCCCAACAAGTACCACCGTCCTGTTCGTCTCCAGGATTACCAGTGAGCACAGTAGCAATGAATGCATCGACGGTAGTAACGTTGACGCCGCCACCTGAAAAAGACATGAAAGAGATTAAATTAGATCCTAAGCAAACGACTCTGCTGGCACAGGGTAAGGAGAACATACCGTTGTTCGGTGAGAAGCCAATCTTCACAGAGAAGGCGATAGTAGCGCCAAGATCACCCGAGGTGATCGATCTCGAAAATGAAAGTGATACGAGTAgagataagataataataccaagctttaaaaaacgaaaattagaaatattgcGGGAGGGCGGTCTTGAAGTTACAGCCGTTGATCTTGATGCAAGACCGAGCGTGATTCAGAGCAGCGTAACGCCTACCCCGCCTACGGTAAAATCCGAGGATAAGTTATCGTCGCCTTATCCACTTTCCGTTACCCCGAATTCGGTGCCGAAACTTATATCCGTTACCGTAACACCGGACATAGGACATATGTTGCCATCACCTCAGGAGAATCAGACCAGTCATCACCAGCAGCCTCGGTTTCAATCCCAAGGAAAACAACATCCCGTccattacaataacaataatagtacgacgaacaacaataatacgacAAATAGTAAAGTTATTAATCTTGGTAGTTCGAACAATGCTGGATTATTGCAGTTATACGCGAATGCGAACATGGTACCAGCGTCGGCAACTCAGATGGTTAATTCTAATAATCGTTTTGTACCACCAAACGTTCCTAACGGGAGAATAATATTACCACCGAAGGTTACGCAGTCGAGGTCAATTTTCGCGCACAACGAAAAAACTGTATACGGAAATCCAAAAGACATTCTAATTTCTCCGAAGTATCGTCCTATTACGCATCAGCGGATACAGCCACAGCCGATCGGTAACAGTGACTTCAGTGGAAACGTTGGAGTTCTCGATCTTACACAAAAGCCAATCGAAAAGGCAACTTTCTCAAGACCAAGTCTTGAGATAGTTAGGGTACCTGTAGTGCCGAGGCCTAATCCGCTAAATTTAGAAATGAGGAAATCGCCGACGATTAAAGATAAGTCAACCGATTGTACGACGAAACGAGCCTCCTTTCCCGGTTATCAAACTGTTCTCGATAGTCGGACTATGGCATCGAATAATTTAGAAATCACATTAGTCAATcctaaacaaaaaattaataatcatagcAGTGTACCGTCATCTCACGTGCAAATACCGAGCCCACCTAACAGAACTAGTAATCATCCTTCGGTAGCACAAAGAAGACAAATTAACGGGAAATATGCGGGAAGGAACGAACCAGTGTCGCCGTATACACCAAGGAAACCCACGCATCCTGTAATACCCAAT GTATAG